A window of Actinomycetota bacterium contains these coding sequences:
- a CDS encoding type II toxin-antitoxin system VapC family toxin, producing MTEAVLDASVVLKWFAPKAEVSSERARIVRERHRAGELIVIVPSLLFLEILNVAGRRWTWPEADLLDLAASLKMVAFDVAEADLEDLTPWIAWGLSAYDAAYVALAESRGIPLLTEDDRILAVAPETAIDLASI from the coding sequence GTGACCGAGGCGGTCCTCGACGCATCAGTCGTGCTCAAGTGGTTCGCGCCGAAGGCTGAGGTCTCATCCGAGCGAGCCCGTATCGTTCGGGAACGGCATCGCGCCGGCGAACTGATCGTGATCGTACCGTCGTTGCTCTTTCTCGAGATCCTCAACGTTGCCGGTCGCCGGTGGACGTGGCCCGAGGCCGACCTCCTCGACCTGGCGGCGTCTCTGAAGATGGTCGCCTTCGACGTGGCGGAGGCAGACCTCGAAGATCTGACTCCTTGGATCGCCTGGGGACTCTCTGCATACGACGCGGCCTACGTTGCGCTGGCTGAGTCCCGGGGTATCCCACTCCTTACCGAGGACGACCGGATCCTGGCCGTCGCTCCGGAGACAGCGATCGACCTCGCGTCGATCTGA
- a CDS encoding ester cyclase, with amino-acid sequence MTPEEMGKVQDEHIAAENRGDVDAAVATFVDECFLEIVALGLKFEGKQGVALQYATLFYTFPDAVLSIDDRAFGDDTLVEWGTFAATMKGEFMGVAPTGRRLEMPFIAVVRFKDGLMESERAYYDIASLCDQLGIGIEEVRASAKLLAG; translated from the coding sequence ATGACACCGGAAGAGATGGGCAAGGTTCAGGACGAGCACATAGCGGCGGAGAATCGCGGAGACGTGGACGCGGCGGTCGCGACGTTCGTGGACGAGTGCTTCCTCGAGATCGTCGCGCTCGGCCTGAAGTTCGAAGGCAAGCAGGGGGTAGCGTTGCAATACGCGACGCTGTTCTACACGTTCCCCGACGCGGTCCTGAGCATCGACGACCGTGCGTTCGGCGACGACACGCTGGTCGAGTGGGGGACCTTCGCCGCGACGATGAAGGGCGAGTTCATGGGCGTGGCGCCCACCGGACGCCGCTTGGAGATGCCCTTCATCGCCGTCGTCCGGTTCAAGGACGGGCTGATGGAGTCCGAGCGGGCTTACTACGACATCGCGAGCCTGTGCGATCAGCTCGGGATCGGCATCGAGGAGGTTCGCGCCTCGGCGAAGCTCCTCGCCGGTTAG
- a CDS encoding DUF1416 domain-containing protein translates to MPSINGAVTLEGKPAGGVYVRLIGPSGEFVSEQYTKDDGKFTFHVAPGSWTLEAKAAGASESTQQIDITAEGAEVSTIAVDLVSA, encoded by the coding sequence ATGCCATCGATCAACGGGGCGGTGACGCTCGAGGGGAAGCCGGCCGGCGGCGTGTACGTCCGGCTCATCGGGCCGTCCGGCGAGTTCGTGTCCGAGCAGTACACCAAGGACGACGGGAAGTTCACGTTCCACGTCGCGCCGGGGTCCTGGACCCTCGAGGCCAAGGCCGCCGGGGCGTCGGAGTCCACGCAGCAGATCGACATCACCGCCGAGGGCGCGGAAGTATCAACGATCGCGGTCGACCTGGTGAGCGCCTGA
- a CDS encoding nitrite/sulfite reductase, translating into MDRRSDQAVAAPPRAPSKPKRAQGQWAHGYYEPLNAAEQTKRDDDGLNVRGRIEKIYAVRGFRSIPAPDLRSRFRWWGLYTQRKQGTPAGITATAKPEELEDEFFMLRVRIPGGALNAEQLRAIAWASERFGRDVADVTDRQNVQLHWIRIQDVPRIWEALERTGLTTCEACGDTPRNMIGCPLAGVDAGELIDATPFIELTHKRFVGDPAFSNLPRKFKTSIAGCTQRCAQHEINDVSFVGVRREGDGVGFDLWVGGGLGPNPRYAERLGVFVEPDLVPDVWAAVAGTFRDYGYRRSRNHARLKFLMADWGPERFREVMEREYLGFALPDGDPPPATTTSQRDHIGVFEQSDGRSYVGFAPKAGRIHGHQLRAVADLAERYAGGRIRTTTQQKMVILDVLPERAEELVSALEDLDLRVRPSAFRRGAMACTGIEFCKLALSETKMRAQYLYQELEERLPDFDEDIRINVNGCPNSCARFQIADIGLMGAIMSRSNGTKSDGFLVHLGGHLGEGHSFGRKVKGVRVLGEDLAGYVEALLRRYVARRNGHGSFAEYVNSLSDDELVAFAAPPRG; encoded by the coding sequence GTGGATCGACGAAGCGACCAAGCCGTAGCCGCACCGCCTCGCGCACCGAGCAAGCCCAAGCGCGCGCAGGGCCAGTGGGCGCACGGCTACTACGAACCGCTCAATGCCGCCGAGCAGACGAAACGCGACGACGACGGCCTCAACGTCCGCGGGCGCATCGAGAAGATCTATGCGGTGCGGGGCTTCCGCTCGATCCCAGCCCCCGACCTTCGGTCGCGCTTCCGTTGGTGGGGCCTCTACACGCAGCGCAAGCAGGGAACGCCCGCAGGCATCACCGCGACGGCGAAACCCGAAGAACTCGAGGACGAGTTCTTCATGCTGCGAGTCCGGATCCCCGGCGGCGCGCTGAACGCCGAGCAGCTGCGGGCGATCGCGTGGGCGTCGGAGCGGTTCGGCCGCGACGTCGCCGACGTGACCGACCGGCAGAACGTCCAGCTCCATTGGATCCGGATCCAGGACGTTCCCCGGATCTGGGAGGCGCTCGAGCGCACCGGGCTGACGACGTGCGAGGCGTGCGGAGACACGCCTCGGAACATGATCGGGTGCCCGCTCGCCGGCGTGGACGCCGGCGAGCTGATCGATGCCACCCCGTTCATCGAACTGACACACAAGCGTTTCGTCGGCGATCCCGCGTTCTCGAACCTGCCGCGCAAGTTCAAGACCTCCATCGCCGGATGCACCCAGCGATGCGCGCAGCACGAGATCAACGACGTCTCGTTCGTCGGCGTTCGCCGCGAGGGAGACGGTGTGGGATTCGACCTGTGGGTCGGCGGAGGCCTCGGCCCGAACCCCCGCTACGCGGAGCGTCTCGGTGTGTTCGTCGAACCCGACCTGGTGCCCGACGTCTGGGCCGCGGTCGCGGGAACGTTCCGGGACTACGGGTACCGGCGTTCGCGGAACCACGCCCGGCTCAAGTTCCTCATGGCGGATTGGGGACCGGAGCGGTTCCGCGAGGTGATGGAGCGGGAGTACCTCGGGTTCGCCTTGCCCGACGGCGACCCGCCGCCGGCCACGACCACATCCCAGCGCGATCACATCGGCGTCTTCGAGCAGAGCGACGGACGAAGCTACGTCGGCTTCGCGCCCAAGGCCGGACGGATCCACGGTCATCAGCTCCGCGCCGTCGCCGATCTGGCCGAACGCTACGCCGGCGGGCGCATCCGCACGACGACCCAGCAGAAGATGGTGATCCTCGACGTGCTGCCGGAACGGGCTGAGGAGCTGGTCTCCGCGCTCGAGGACTTGGATCTGCGGGTCCGCCCGAGCGCGTTCCGCCGCGGGGCGATGGCGTGCACCGGCATCGAGTTCTGCAAGCTCGCGCTGTCGGAAACGAAGATGCGGGCGCAGTATCTCTATCAGGAGCTCGAGGAGCGGCTGCCGGACTTCGACGAGGACATCCGGATCAACGTGAACGGATGCCCGAACTCGTGCGCGCGGTTCCAGATCGCCGACATCGGCCTCATGGGCGCGATCATGTCGCGCTCCAACGGCACCAAGTCCGACGGGTTCCTGGTCCATCTGGGAGGGCACCTGGGTGAGGGCCACTCCTTCGGCCGCAAGGTGAAAGGGGTCCGCGTGCTCGGAGAGGACCTCGCGGGCTACGTCGAGGCCCTGTTGCGCCGGTACGTGGCGCGGCGGAACGGCCACGGCTCGTTCGCCGAGTACGTGAACTCGCTGTCCGACGACGAGCTGGTCGCCTTCGCCGCTCCGCCGCGCGGATGA
- a CDS encoding phosphoadenylyl-sulfate reductase, with protein MTIAVEDLSRLDAAPAEEVLGWALEEFHPRIAISSSFQAESMVVIDLASKIRPDVRIFTIDTGRLPQETHTLIDAIRHRYDIKIDVLHPDHARVQAMVRQHGMNLFQRHQTLRMLCCHIRKVEPLRRALSDLDGWITGLRRDQATTRAGTGKVEIDETHGGIVKINPLADWRRDDVWGYIRAERLPYNELYDRGYASIGCAPCTRAIAHGEDERAGRWWWESSEFKECGLHREMPHERFDQELEWIDEATKP; from the coding sequence TTGACCATCGCCGTAGAAGATCTGAGCCGGCTCGACGCCGCTCCGGCCGAAGAAGTCCTCGGCTGGGCGCTGGAGGAGTTCCATCCGCGGATCGCGATCTCCAGCTCGTTCCAGGCAGAGTCGATGGTCGTGATCGATCTCGCGAGCAAGATCCGGCCCGACGTGCGGATCTTCACGATCGACACGGGGCGGCTGCCGCAGGAGACGCACACGCTCATCGACGCGATCCGACATCGCTACGACATCAAGATCGACGTCCTCCATCCGGATCATGCGCGGGTGCAGGCCATGGTCCGCCAGCACGGCATGAACCTCTTCCAGCGGCACCAGACTCTGCGGATGCTCTGCTGCCACATCAGGAAAGTCGAGCCCCTCCGCCGCGCGCTGTCCGATCTGGATGGGTGGATCACCGGCCTTCGCCGCGACCAGGCGACGACGCGCGCCGGCACCGGCAAGGTCGAGATCGACGAGACACACGGCGGCATCGTGAAGATCAATCCGCTCGCCGACTGGAGAAGGGACGACGTCTGGGGGTACATCCGCGCCGAGCGTCTCCCCTACAACGAGCTCTACGACCGTGGATACGCCTCCATCGGCTGCGCCCCCTGCACCCGCGCGATCGCGCACGGCGAGGACGAACGCGCCGGGCGCTGGTGGTGGGAGAGCTCGGAATTCAAGGAGTGCGGCCTCCACCGGGAGATGCCGCACGAGCGGTTCGATCAGGAGCTCGAGTGGATCGACGAAGCGACCAAGCCGTAG